One segment of Toxoplasma gondii ME49 chromosome VI, whole genome shotgun sequence DNA contains the following:
- a CDS encoding hypothetical protein (encoded by transcript TGME49_239670) produces MSQILSLSKPSRPGLASTKEVASSFPVSSKLVSSPMHSFFHRFPCSRGGDDSPGSTRCSRNLIPHQNKPVTLMDNLPQVAQDERGSDKSQHDPAGPLTCRLSNSTWASELDYFQDPVAARGTLAGAPGAFPPLVSSEMAAQLSVGGFDLCGNPLAGLTLWSTDGMPNVGLGMTNVQGFLQPDASTHADVHGRELPRNFPFFFLPETIEEQLMQGSRVSPEPPPDVCRPKQTELIIRSPGDHTENETRWTSSCAMSLRSSRKRGRDRETFDSFDMAVGPDTRFDHSQPATSAKAADAQHVNRPYPVMAFDPSMGSDCRSQDQTGLQHRYLCDQLGTGSMCESQQALVCLNRSQLADIKYETVNLGEYDMCEVSVSWHLPRLPASPDWPADAVPVRRVFGINAGMTLFNLHRIICISMGLSDDAQASAFNHVWVLPSNNTYGGGPLTKTRASGASRIKVTTDRGVEFRHSITVSLNSRSQVVATPESVLLYVLGCVQLHVQLVGVMRNRTKQNSLIWVPRCIANGTYGTAPPPGTDWNSSAEICSHIPSFHVDVHRINTQFIDTRFSKNTSFSRRTKMIRAEGIDEDILRCYSESIQEFWQDPDRVRDLSIRVTRQSTGGTKRRCLEGRKAQRALEHESRDETSHAQEHGTRCEDLVPVRDDHKPAPVSGQHHLASLSWHESPLSLQTFISIPHLDTPYESDLHGDATGVLRLPTCPSPDVSWPFSFSFGNDTNCFSPSALVSSPRAIDIRQSGSNDADVSHAVDGTKSSHSSNTGVTAIIQTPNHFAYAGVGSTHGVRRSKQIKEKGTQQQEGVSNRSPLNKSAHPVANVNEPPLPLPASADSAKLLCASPSKTGSDLTRPSGSGISVEGSCCSTNPGDDIADIRLLAGFIDDAATRSLLVSSPEAIDSGNFTARPDDQGQGFDWPTSQQLWRSVEFVLTEDGGLTMDPRDAAQTAC; encoded by the exons ATGTCGCAGattctgtcgctctcgaaACCCTCTAGACCGGGATTGGCCTCCACGAAAGAAGTCGCAAGTAGCTTCCCCGTCTCCAGTAAATTGGTTTCTTCTCCTATGCATAGTTTTTTTCACcgttttccttgttctcgGGGTGGGGACGATTCACCAGGTTCGACGCGATGCTCTCGCAATCTGATCCCTCATCAAAATAAACCCGTCACTCTCATGGACAACCTGCCACAAGTCGCGCAGGATGAAAGAGGTTCAGACAAAAGTCAACACGATCCTGCCGGGCCTTTGACGTGTCGTCTGTCCAATAGCACATGGGCCAGTGAACTCGATTACTTTCAAGATCCAGTAGCAGCTCGTGGAACCCTTGCGGGGGCGCCAGGTGCGTTTCCGCCCCTCGTTTCATCGGAGATGGCAGCTCAACTTTCTGTGGGAGGCTTCGACCTCTGCGGTAATCCACTGGCGGGCTTGACACTATGGAGCACAGATGGAATGCCGAATGTTGGTTTGGGAATGACGAACGTTCAGGGATTTCTTCAGCCAGATGCTTCTACACACGCTGACGTCCACGGTAGGGAACTTCCTCGCAACTTcccattcttcttcttgcccgAAACGATTGAAGAACAACTGATGCAGGGTTCTCGTGTTTCACCAGAGCCTCCCCCGGACGTTTGCAGACCAAAACAAACAGAACTCATCATCCGCAGTCCCGGTGACCACACCGAGAACGAAACACGGTGGACCAGTAGCTGCGCCATGTCCCTTCGTTCATCTCGCAAGCGGGGACGAGACCGTGAAACCTTTGATTCGTTTGACATGGCCGTCGGACCTGACACGCGCTTTGACCATTCTCAGCCTGCAACTTCCGCAAAGGCAGCAGATGCTCAGCATGTGAATCGTCCCTATCCTGTCATGGCGTTTGACCCATCGATGGGTTCCGACTGTCGATCGCAGGATCAGACGGGTCTCCAGCATCGGTATCTCTGCGATCAGCTGGGTACCGGAAGCATGTGTGAGAGTCAACAGGCGCTTGTCTGTCTCAATCGATCCCAGCTCGCGGATATAAAGTACGAAACAGTCAACCTCGGCGAATACGACATGTGTGAAGTCAGCGTAAGCTGGCATCTGCCGCGGTTGCCCGCCTCTCCCGATTGGCCAGCTGATGCTGTTCCAGTGAGGCGAGTCTTCGGCATCAATGCGGGCATGACGCTGTTCAACCTCCATCGGATCATCTGCATTTCCATGGGTCTTTCCGATGAC GCACAAGCGTCGGCGTTCAACCACGTGTGGGTTCTTCCAAGCAACAACACATATGGAGGTGGACCTCTAACGAAAACACGCGCCAGCGGAGCCTCTCGTATCAAAGTCACAACGGATCGCGGTGTTGAGTTCCGGCACAGTATCACCGTATCGCTCAATAGTCGCTCTCAGGTCGTCGCCACACCAGAATCCGTACTGCTTTATGTCCTTGGATGTGTCCAGCTGCACGTACAGCTCGTGGGAGTAATGAGAAACCGGACAAAGCAGAACTCCTTGATATGG GTACCCCGTTGCATTGCCAATGGAACATACGGTACCGCACCTCCACCAGGAACAGACTGGAATAGCTCTGCAGAAATCTGCAGTCACATTCCTTCGTTCCACGTCGATGTCCACCGCATCAACAC GCAGTTCATTGACACTCGATTCTCTAAGAATACATCTTTTTCGCGGAGGACGAAAATGATTCGCGCCGAG GGAATTGACGAGGACATTCTGCGGTGTTACAGCGAATCAATCCAGGAGTTTTGGCAAGATCCAGATCGGGTGAGGGACTTGTCTATCCGAGTGACTCGTCAGTCAACGGGGGGTACGAAACGGAGATGTCTCGAGGGCCGCAAAGCGCAACGAGCTCTTGAACACGAGTCCCGCGACGAAACTTCACACGCACAGGAACATGGAACTCGCTGTGAAGACCTAGTGCCCGTGAGAGACGACCACAAACCTGCGCCTGTTTCCGGTCAACACCATCTGGCGTCCCTTTCGTGGCACGAATCGCCACTCTCGCTGCAGACCTTCATTTCGATTCCTCACTTGGACACACCGTATGAAAGTGATCTTCACGGAGATGCAACAGGCGTTCTCAGACTCCCAACTTGCCCAAGCCCTGATGTTTCTTGGCCTTTCTCGTTCAGCTTTGGCAACGACACCAACTGTTTCTCCCCGTCTGCATTAGTCTCGTCGCCCCGTGCGATAGACATACGGCAGAGTGGGTCAAATGATGCAGACGTGTCGCACGCTGTCGATGGCACGAAAAGTTCCCATTCCAGCAACACAGGAGTAACTGCTATCATCCAGACACCGAACCACTTTGCCTATGCAGGAGTAGGTTCGACTCACGGTGTCCGTCGAAGCAAACAGatcaaagaaaaaggaaccCAGCAGCAGGAGGGCGTTTCCAATAGATCGCCGCTGAACAAATCTGCGCATCCCGTCGCGAATGTGAATGAgccgcctcttcctcttcccgcTTCTGCGGACTCGGCCAAGTTACTGTGTGCCTCGCCTTCTAAAACCGGTTCAGATCTGACAAGGCCCTCGGGTTCCGGTATCTCTGTAGAAGGCTCCTGTTGCTCGACGAATCCAGGTGACGATATCGCTGATATTCGACTGCTAGCCGGCTTCATCGATGATGCGGCGACTCGAAGTCTCCTAGTCTCTTCACCAGAAGCGATTGACTCTGGGAATTTTACCGCCCGTCCTGATGATCAAGGACAAGGCTTTGACTGGCCAACATCTCAACAGCTTTGGAGGAGCGTAGAGTTTGTCTTGACAGAAGACGGCGGGTTAACTATGGATCCGAGGGACGCTGCCCAGACTGCATGCTGA
- a CDS encoding hypothetical protein (encoded by transcript TGME49_239680~Predicted trans-membrane domain (TMHMM2.0):15-38), which translates to MALRIAEVWNPRTVQAGLLLPTFWVSMGVLVLAVSHVTHSSPSLLRSRPASHSTGGILQIYPRVQGSTKPGQPLGCLRCFFPSGVHTPDASSALSISSSSRSPAHTCPPACVENGVRIPIVPSPAALSDQFQCFLAPSLSTASRSLSRCSLQAPRAGLSSFVHTGLPSRTSLSGASLSQRLPLFNVGGRPMLSVTPLSSSKLGSVSESDGRLVASDGLATPGTSAGSPDSPQFPSFPSNPATGFSPFSNGDSAAPLPAPADPIYPAPLTAETTMAGRRLEVDPSGPLGQMQALLREGIYKAGPYIQEWPQNEERDVDMLVTKLDETAAISPGQKTVIQLPFRERDRMVRHMRATRSATIFLGYVDYREEGDVEIARPQENRSALTGPPPNSQGTKDDYMLIGYGAIAEPTEIHMLDKSGELGLRIMGRVKIVSVLEASELSFRVRVVPHKDENKRDGFVNPLVSRENIKALYSLYDRVNKMELLYRKLEGKMHQAHLVSLRPSLEDKVDEFVNETSGATEQDIGEWVSFCAMDHHIDARARCWAMAQQDTELRLDVVRRSLEDKLRQLQAEVKRLKDQPGFRDPEDVKAPISEPVPLNIKL; encoded by the exons ATGGCACTCCGGATCGCGGAGGTCTGGAACCCGCGAACGGTTCAGGCCGGGCTTCTCCTGCCGACTTTCTGGGTTTCCATGGGAGTGCTCGTGCTTGCTGTTTCCCACGTGACGcattcctctccttcgctcttgaGGTCGCGCCCTGCCTCGCACAGTACCGGCGGCATTCTGCAAATTTATCCTCGTGTGCAGGGGTCCACCAAGCCTGGACAGCCCCTGGGGTGCCTGCGTTGCTTCTTTCCCTCGGGTGTGCATACACCGGACGCTTCCAGCGCTCTGTCGATTTCGAGCAGCAGCCGCTCTCCCGCGCACACTTGTCCGCCGGCGTGCGTCGAAAACGGTGTCAGAATTCCGATCGTACCGTCGCCTGCCGCTCTGTCTGACCAGTTCCAGTGTTTTCTCGCGCCCAGTCTGTCCACtgcttcgcgttctctgtctcgttgcTCTCTGCAAGCGCCACGCGCAGGTCTGTCGTCTTTCGTCCACACAGGGTTACCCTCCAGGACTTCTCTCAGTGGCGCCTCCCTTTCTCAgcggcttcctctcttcaacGTAGGCGGCCGCCCGATGCTTTCTGTGACCCCGCTCTCTTCGTCCAAGCTTGGATCCGTCTCTGAGTCCGATGGACGGCTAGTTGCGTCCGATGGACTCGCCACCCCTGGCACGTCGGCGGGTTCCCCTGACAGCCCTcagtttccttcgtttccctcgAACCCGGCCACCGGCTTTTCCCCCTTCTCAAACGGCGATtctgcggcgcctctgcctgcGCCAGCCGATCCTATCTACCCCGCACCTCTGACGGCGGAAACGACCATGGCGGGGCGGCGCTTGGAAGTCGACCCAAGTGGACCTTTGGGGCAGATGCAGGCCTTGCTCCGCGAGGGCATCTACAAAGCAGGTCCCTACATCCAGGAGTGGCCTCAAAACGAAGAGCGGGACGTCGACATGCTCGTCACCAAGCTCGATGAAACCGCTGCAATT TCACCTGGACAGAAGACTGTGATTCAACTGCCGTTTCGAGAGCGCGACCGCATGGTCCGGCACATGCGGGCGACGCGATCGGCGACAATCTTTCTGGGCTACGTGGACTaccgagaggaaggcgacgtgGAGATTGCGCGTCCCCAGGAGAACCGAAGTGCGTTGACGGGGCCGCCTCCCAACAGCCAAGGCACCAAGGACGACTACATGCTCATTGGTTATGGCGCCATTGCCGAGCCGACGGAGATCCACATGCTGGACAAGAGCGGCGAACTCGGTCTCCGAATCATGGGCCGGGTGAAAATCGTCTCTGTGCTCGAAGCCTCGGAGCTCAGCTTCCGG GTTCGCGTCGTGCCCCACAAAGATGAGAATAAACGCGACGGCTTTGTTAACCCGCTGGTGTCAAGAGAAAACATCAAGGCGCTCTACAGTCTGTACGATCGAGTTAACAAGATGGAACTTCTTTACCG gaAGCTGGAAGGAAAGATGCATCAAGCCCATCTCGTGTCCCTGAGACCAAGTCTCGAAGACAAGGTGGACGAATTCGTCAACGAGACATCCGGAGCAACAGAACAGGACATCGGCGAATGGGTCTCCTTCTGTGCCATGGATCATCACATCGATGCTCGAGCAAG GTGCTGGGCTATGGCACAGCAGGACACGGAACTGCGTCTAGATGTTGTGAGGCGGTCACTCGAAGACAAGCTTCGGCAGCTGCAGGCAGAAGTCAAACGACTGAAGGACCAGCCGGGGTTCCGCGATCCGGAAGACGTCAAGGCGCCAATTTCTGAACCAGTACCGCTCAACATCAAACTTTGA
- a CDS encoding hypothetical protein (encoded by transcript TGME49_239690~Predicted trans-membrane domain (TMHMM2.0):79-114:133-156), with the protein MEGAGVSGVQMRDLASAPSRNAAEGDVTYGDEASSVSDPSATCSPRLAGGRAEKKEAESPPIRPSMVSHNYRQLTVNRHLAAVVAGSVAGIFGLEGLAGLFVFVLVTLLGGCLMLLETRFDCKLYFASTRDIFFAQFFTAALTFILVWTLVYNVVYIF; encoded by the exons ATGGAAGGTGCCGGTGTTTCAGGTGTGCAAATGAGAGACCTTGCCTCTGCGCCCTCACGCAACGCAGCCGAAGGCGACGTGACATATGGGGACGaggcttcttctgtttccgaCCCTTCGGCCACATGTTCTCCACGGTTAGctggaggaagagccgagaaaaaggaggcggAGTCACCTCCCATTCGCCCTTCGATGGTCTCTCACAACTACCGCCAACTTACGGTGAA CCGTCACCTGGCTGCAGTCGTTGCCGGCAGCGTCGCGGGGATCTTCGGGCTGGAGGGTCTTGCAG gtctctttgtcttcgttTTAGTCACGCTTCTCGGAGGCTGTCTCATGCTGCTCGAGACTCGCTTCGACTGCAAGCTGTATTTCGCGAGTACAAGAGACATCTTCTTTGCGCAGTTCTTCACGGCTGCTCTC ACGTTTATCCTCGTGTGGACTCTGGTCTACAACGTCGTCTACATCTTCTAG